The Methanocella sp. genome includes the window TTCCGCTGGTACAGGTCGACCATCGTGGCGTACAGCCCGTCCTGGTCGAAATCGGTGGCCCGCTTCTTGAAGAGCAGGTTCACCTGCCAGGGCTTCATTTTCTCGTTGGGGATAAAGCTCAGGTATTCGGGCACTGTGAACTGCTTCTCCCGGCCGAAGAGCAGGTAGACCGCCAGCAGCGCGAACGGCATCAGCACGACGAGGGCGATGGCGGCATATTCCAGCCACTGGAACAGCGTGACAGTCAGCGAGTACGCGGCGTTGGCCTGCTCCGTCTGGCCCTTCACCTTTGTCGTGGGAATGAGATCGCCCGGCATTTCGCCCGTCAGGCCCTTATCGTATAGCATTTCGACCTCGAGCAGCTCGTTCTGGGGCGAGGAGCCGGAGATGACATAGTGATCGCCCGCCTTCACGGCGGTCAGCGTATCGGAGTGCGGATAGACCGAGTCCAGGTACTTCGAGTAGATGACGATGTTTACGTGCCGTATTTCAGGGTGCTCTCTTAAAAATTTGAGGTTCAGGTGAGCATTGGTATCATCATACTGTATCGGCGGGTGTAGAATATAGGTATACGTGACCGTATAAGTGCCCGGGCTAAAGTAGGAGGGTTTATAAGCCCCTATCTCATTATTGTTCGCCTTATCCGAAATAAAGTATAAGTTCTCACTCGACGTCGTGCCGTCAACATGGACAACGTGCCTGGCATCGACAAGATATCCGATGGCGCCGGCCGGCACCTTTCGGGACGTGAGCTCGAGGCACGGGTACAGGGCGCCGGACACGTCGCCCTGCGCGTACACGGGGTCGTCCCAGTACCGGTACAGCATCCGGTAATCGCTCGACGTCACGTCGGTGGCGATCTGCTCGACCATGGTGCCGTTGTCGTAGAGCGTGACGTTGTACGAATCCCAGACCAGGTCCCCGCCGACCATGGTGGTCGAGAACGTGGTGACCGCCAGAACGGATAGCGCCCCGAGGATGAGGGTGATGGCCACGAGCGAAAGGATCTGCCCGCCCTCGTGCACCGGACGGATGTAGATGCCCGTATCGCCCATCTTCTTTTTTATAAAACGGGCCAGGAGTATCCATATGGGGGAAAAGAAAAGAAGGGCCCATACGATCATGAACCCTAATCCGGACAGGATATCGAGGGGCGAATTGGCCATCGGACCCC containing:
- a CDS encoding DUF2207 domain-containing protein; this translates as MANSPLDILSGLGFMIVWALLFFSPIWILLARFIKKKMGDTGIYIRPVHEGGQILSLVAITLILGALSVLAVTTFSTTMVGGDLVWDSYNVTLYDNGTMVEQIATDVTSSDYRMLYRYWDDPVYAQGDVSGALYPCLELTSRKVPAGAIGYLVDARHVVHVDGTTSSENLYFISDKANNNEIGAYKPSYFSPGTYTVTYTYILHPPIQYDDTNAHLNLKFLREHPEIRHVNIVIYSKYLDSVYPHSDTLTAVKAGDHYVISGSSPQNELLEVEMLYDKGLTGEMPGDLIPTTKVKGQTEQANAAYSLTVTLFQWLEYAAIALVVLMPFALLAVYLLFGREKQFTVPEYLSFIPNEKMKPWQVNLLFKKRATDFDQDGLYATMVDLYQRKKIDIQEKPAGKGQIITVLDRTSNDPYDEKVLHFLAEVGNGGPLDTEELQKLSKQARTNTVIASEMRRFYQSYVGVTGYTDKALIDEYTHSGRKKLLPLLVPGFLGLAIALGGGMLLRGDQAWGMPLVMAIVLFVVSIVQVIIAAAYPSTLFGYWKGDHYEEKLQWDAFAHFLSDMAMLRKYAPQDVSMWGKWLAYGTALGVGKNVEKALEELHIDVQEARVPPHMGMAFAAMSTSLYAGGVSSSHGGGGGFGGGGGFGGGGGGGR